The Malus domestica chromosome 10, GDT2T_hap1 genome contains a region encoding:
- the LOC103430161 gene encoding probable prolyl 4-hydroxylase 9 has translation MKVKAKKSREKLGLPTVFLVRSLFFFAGLFISTLLSHPSVPLFLSGSRPVSGTLESEDDEDHGPILQGDTGEWRQLYPVDSIPGFELETARSVFSEICNCGAVAKMKLRPSTLALRKGETAESTKGARTRHSTFCGMRLAKTTILIMMHSIQRNMANRKAKDLLPSCCICLMLKKVEKPCSLIENGAEMGMSYDYRKCIGLKIMPKQGDGLLFYSMFPNGTIDPTFLHGSCPVSKG, from the exons ATGAAAGTGAAAGCAAAGAAGTCCAGAGAAAAGTTGGGCTTACCCACCGTCTTCCTCGTCcgctccctcttcttcttcgccGGCTTATTCATCTCCACCCTCCTCTCCCATCCCTCCgtccctctcttcctctccggCTCTCGACCTGTCTCCGGAACGCTGGAATCGGAAGACGACGAAGATCACGGTCCAATACTGCAGGGTGACACCGGAGAGTGGAGACAGCTTTATCCAGTCGATTCCATTCCAG GTTTTGAGTTGGAGACCGCGCGCTCTGTATTTTCCGAGATTTGCAACTGCGGAGCAGTGGCGAAGATGAAGCTCCGGCCGTCCACATTGGCATTGCGAAAGGGAGAGACTGCCGAGAGCACAAAGGGGGCTCGAACAAG GCATTCAACGTTTTGCGGTATGAGATTGGCCAAAACTACGATTCTCATTATGATGCATTCAATCCAACGGAATATGGCCAACAGAAAAGCCAAAGA TTTGCTTCCTTCTTGTTGTATCTGTCTAATGTTGAAGAAGGTGGAGAAACCGTGTTCCCTTATTGAG AATGGTGCAGAGATGGGTATGAGCTATGATTACAGGAAATGCATCGGTTTAAAAATTATGCCGAAGCAAGGGGATGGACTTTTATTTTATTCCATGTTTCCAAATGGGACAATAGATCCG ACATTTCTTCACGGAAGCTGCCCTGTAAGCAAAGGGTAA